A genome region from Planctomycetota bacterium includes the following:
- a CDS encoding S1C family serine protease: protein MTGILAAILPLLAAPQEEIDKVHARLYRKAAPAVVAVEGGRERGSGVLVDRRGILLTSPTACGASARTVTVITPDGTRYSGRVLGRVPEKELAVVRLEADREFPFLELGDSDAVRPGRLAYVLGDSYDSLRVDGQPALSVGVLSGTYEVSSERPLKILNPFTGRVQESPYRGKVLETSAAVNPHQDGGPLLDREGRVLGLVTLSYDDAKFTGLAIPINEIKPHLERILREAEAPPRAAGAPAVAGWPGAEVRASAGGLEVTRVFRNGPAERAGLVRGDRVTAVNGAAAATEEEFHRALAGKEPGDRVTLTVIRAGERRDVTLTLGRRPLY from the coding sequence ATGACCGGCATCCTCGCGGCGATCCTCCCCCTCCTGGCCGCCCCCCAGGAGGAGATCGACAAGGTCCACGCGCGTCTCTACCGCAAGGCCGCCCCCGCCGTCGTCGCCGTGGAAGGCGGCCGCGAGCGGGGCTCGGGCGTCCTTGTGGACCGGCGCGGGATCCTCCTGACCTCCCCCACCGCCTGCGGCGCCTCCGCGCGCACCGTAACGGTCATCACCCCCGACGGGACCCGCTACTCCGGCCGCGTCCTGGGCCGCGTGCCCGAAAAGGAGCTGGCGGTCGTCCGCCTCGAGGCCGACCGGGAGTTCCCCTTCCTCGAGCTCGGCGATTCCGACGCCGTCCGTCCCGGCCGGCTCGCCTACGTCCTGGGCGACAGCTACGACAGCCTCCGCGTGGACGGCCAGCCCGCCCTCTCCGTGGGGGTCCTCTCGGGAACTTACGAGGTGTCCTCCGAACGCCCGCTCAAGATCCTCAACCCCTTCACCGGACGCGTCCAGGAGAGCCCGTACCGCGGAAAGGTGCTCGAAACCTCGGCGGCCGTGAATCCCCATCAGGACGGAGGACCGCTCCTCGACCGCGAGGGGCGGGTCCTGGGGCTCGTGACCCTGAGTTACGACGACGCGAAATTCACGGGCCTGGCGATCCCGATCAATGAGATCAAACCTCACCTCGAGCGGATCCTCCGGGAAGCCGAAGCGCCGCCGCGCGCCGCCGGCGCGCCCGCGGTGGCCGGCTGGCCGGGGGCGGAAGTCCGCGCCTCGGCCGGGGGGCTCGAGGTGACGCGGGTTTTCCGCAATGGTCCCGCGGAGCGGGCGGGACTGGTCCGGGGCGACCGCGTCACCGCCGTGAACGGCGCCGCGGCGGCCACCGAGGAGGAATTTCATCGGGCGCTGGCGGGCAAGGAGCCCGGAGACCGGGTGACCCTCACCGTGATCCGGGCCGGCGAGCGCCGGGACGTGACGCTCACGCTCGGCCGCCGGCCGCTTTACTGA